In a single window of the Mesoplodon densirostris isolate mMesDen1 chromosome 16, mMesDen1 primary haplotype, whole genome shotgun sequence genome:
- the LOC132476410 gene encoding S-phase kinase-associated protein 1-like, which produces MPSIKLQSCDGEIFEIDVEIAKQSVTIKTILEDLGMDDEGDDDPVPLPNVNAAIFKKVIQWCTHHKDDPPPPEDDESKENRTDDTPVWDQEFLKVDQRTLFELILAANYLDIKGLLDVTCKTVANMIKGKIPEDIRKTFNIKNDFTEGEEAQVRKENQWCEEK; this is translated from the coding sequence ATGCCTTCAATTAAGTTGCAGAGTTGTGATGGAGAGATATTTGAAATTGATGTTGAAATTGCGAAACAATCTGTGACTATTAAGACCATATTGGAAGATTTGGGAATGGATGATGAAGGAGATGATGATCCAGTCCCCTTGCCAAATGTTAATGCAGCAATATTTAAAAAGGTCATTCAGTGGTGCACCCACCACAAGGATGATCCTCCTCCTCCTGAGGATGATGAGAGCAAAGAAAATCGAACAGATGATACCCCTGTTTGGGATCAAGAATTCCTGAAAGTTGACCAAAGAACACTTTTTGAGCTAATACTGGCAGCAAATTACTTAGACATCAAAGGCCTGCTTGATGTTACCTGCAAGACTGTTGCCAATATGATCAAGGGGAAAATTCCTGAGGACATTCGAAAGACATTCAATATCAAAAATGATTTTACTGAAGGAGAGGAAGCCCAGGTACGCAAAGAGAACCAGTGGTGTGAGGAGAAGTGA